From a single Hypomesus transpacificus isolate Combined female chromosome 14, fHypTra1, whole genome shotgun sequence genomic region:
- the si:dkey-106n21.1 gene encoding solute carrier family 23 member 2, whose translation MHLPSDPKVEIGLREQGTVNLAFGGSDSNRGADRIDIDGPHKENKEEELVTKIKGLDLVYSLNDKPPWYLCILLGFQHYILAFGGIIAIPLILAEPLCIGDNNAAKSKLISTIFFVSGLCTLLQTTVGTRLPILQGGTFSLITPTLAILALPKWKCPAPGAPLVSMELQNATDFLQGDPDEVWKSRMREIQGAILVSSLLQLVLGLSGMVGLVLKFIGPLAIAPTINLIGLSLFIEAGKKSGAHWGIAALTVCLILLFSQYLSKVNVPLITYQDKKWKVFQYPVFKLFSALFGMCGAWLICFLLTVFDTLPSKPDEYGYTARTDINLQAVSTAPWFQFPYPGQWGVPTVSVSSVLGMMAGVLASTMESIGDYYACARLSGAPPPPTHAINRGIAVEGIGCILAALWGSGNGTTSYSQNIAALGITKVGSRLVLQTAGLLMIFLGLFGKFGSVFITIPDPVIGGMFLVMFGMIAAVGISNLQYVDLNSSRNLLILGFSTFSGLVLPTWFHSNPGIIDTGSQELDQVIVVLFTTHMFIGGFFGFVLDNTIPGTEKERGIKSWRNKVEEGSSTQTMDESCYDIPFCKGFLKRFKLFHYLPFLPSYNCPEQTIPIIPE comes from the exons ATGCATCTCCCTTCAGATCCAAAGGTAGAGATAGGACTCCGAGAACAAGGCACGGTCAACCTTGCCTTTGGG GGTTCCGACAGCAACAGAGGAGCAGACAGGATTGACATTGATGGGCCACATAAAGAGAACAAGGAAGAAGAACTGGTCACCAAGATAAAAGGCTTGGATCTGGTCTACTCCCTCAACGACAAGCCTCCCTGGTACCTCTGCATCCTACTCGGTTTCCAA CATTACATATTGGCATTTGGTGGCATCATCGCAATTCCTCTTATCCTGGCGGAGCCTCTCTGCATCGGGGACAATAACGCAGCCAAGAGCAAGTTGATCTCCACCATCTTCTTTGTGTCTGGGTTGTGTACACTGCTCCAGACAACAGTTGGAACCAG GCTTCCAATCCTCCAAGGGGGCACCTTTAGTTTAATCACCCCCACTCTGGCGATCCTTGCTCTGCCTAAATGGAAGTGTCCTGCCCCAGGGGCCCCATTAGTGTCCATGGAGCTCCAAAATGCTACCGACTTCCTGcagggggaccctgatgaggtTTGGAAGTCCCGGATGCGTGAG ATTCAAGGAGCTATCCTGGTGTCTTCCCTGCTCCAGCTAGTTCTGGGCTTGTCTGGTATGGTGGGCTTGGTGCTTAAGTTTATTGGCCCACTGGCCATAGCCCCCACCATCAACCTCATTGGCCTCTCACTCTTCATAGAAGCTGGAAAGAAGTCTGGAGCACACTGGGGAATAGCAGCATT GACGGTGTGTCTCATCTTGCTATTCTCCCAGTACCTGAGCAAAGTCAACGTACCTTTGATTACATACCAGGacaagaaatggaaggtttttCAATACCCTGTCTTCAAGCTTTTCTCA GCTTTGTTTGGGATGTGTGGAGCTTGGTTGATCTGTTTCTTGCTGACTGTCTTTGACACCTTGCCATCTAAGCCGGACGAGTACGGCTACACAGCCAGAACTGACATTAACCTGCAGGCCGTGTCCACGGCTCCCTGGTTTCAATTTCCATATCCAG GCCAGTGGGGAGTGCCCACTGTGAGTGTGTCATCGGTGTTGGGCATGATGGCGGGCGTGTTGGCCTCCACTATGGAGTCCATTGGGGACTACTATGCCTGTGCTCGTCTGTCAGGggctcctccaccacccacccATGCCATCAACAGGGGCATTGCAGTGGAGGGCATTGGCTGCATCCTGGCTGCACTCTGGGGTAGTGGAAATGGTACTACCTCCTACAGCCAGAATATCGCAGCACTGGGAATTACCAAA GTTGGCAGTAGACTGGTACTCCAAACAGCAGGACTCTTGATGATCTTCTTGGGGCTCTTTGGAAAGTTTGGCTCTGTTTTCATCACCATCCCAGACCCAGTCATAGGAGGCATGTTCCTAGTAATGTTTGGAATGATTGCAGCTGTTGGAATATCCAACCTTCAG TATGTGGATCTCAACTCCTCAAGGAACCTGCTCATTTTGGGCTTCTCAACATTCAGTGGCCTGGTCCTTCCAACCTGGTTTCACTCCAACCCAGGCATAATTGACACAG GATCACAAGAACTGGATCAGGTGATTGTTGTTCTCTTTACTACGCATATGTTCATTGGAGGATTCTTTGGATTTGTGCTAGACAACACAATTCCAG GAACCGAAAAAGAGAGGGGCATTAAGAGTTGGCGGAACAAGGTAGAGGAAGGCAGTAGCACTCAAACAATGGACGAGTCATGCTACGATATTCCATTCTGCAAAGGCTTTCTAAAGCGATTCAAATTATTTCACTATCTACCCTTTCTTCCATCTTATAATTGTCCAGAACAGACAATACCAATAATCCCAGAGTAA
- the c14h12orf29 gene encoding uncharacterized protein C12orf29 homolog, whose amino-acid sequence MRRLGSVQQKIPCVLMTEVKEEPSIKRESQQFRVLATKTVNPVALESNVECALATEKLDGTCCYVTVYKGQPHLWARLDRKPNKQADKRLKQYHHSHKTCKGFTWNVEKDFKTLPEAWIPAHKVQHLDGQPVPDEHGHIPGWVPVEKDNKQYCWHSSVVDHDAGVALVLRVIAENEDLLEITMVPLADLLEQTLELIGTNVNGNPYGMGSKKQPVHVLVAHGSMHFRNPPPVDYQQLCSWFQDSPEGGVEGIVWHCNNGTLVKLHRHHLGLRWPDGETFLNTRPVVVNVEGTVKEYNITRKDLFIALGKINAHCFKRLRDIQIDS is encoded by the exons ATGAGGCGTCTTGGTTCTGTTCAGCAAAAAATACCATGCGTTTTAATGACGGAGGTGAAAGAAGAACCATCCATAAAACGCGAGAGTCAG CAATTTCGGGTTTTAGCAACCAAAACTGTGAATCCAGTTGCACTGGAATCGAATGTTGAATGTGCACTTGCCACAGAAAAGCTGGATGGCACCTGCTGCTATGTTACTGTTTATAAGG GCCAACCCCACCTTTGGGCTCGTCTAGATAGGAAGCCTAACAAGCAAGCAGATAAGAGGTTAAAACAATATCATCATTCCCACAAAACCTGCAAAG GCTTTACCTGGAATGTGGAGAAAGATTTCAAGACATTGCCAGAAGCCTGGATCCCTGCACACAAAGTCCAACACCTGGATGGCCAACCAGTACCTGATGAACACGGACACATTCCAG GTTGGGTTCCAGTGGAGAAAGACAACAAACAGTACTGCTGGCACTCCTCTGTGGTGGACCATGATGCTGGAGTGGCTCTTGTTCTCAGGGTCATTGCTGAGAATGAAGATTTGCTGGAGATCACCATGGTCCCTCTTGCGGATCTTCTAGAACAAACCCTGGAGCTCATTGGAACGAATGTCAACGGGAATCCATATG GGATGGGAAGTAAAAAGCAGCCTGTCCACGTGTTGGTGGCACATGGAAGCATGCACTTCCGGAACCCTCCCCCTGTGGACTACCAGCAGCTCTGTTCCTGGTTCCAGGACAGCCCGGAGGGTGGAGTGGAGGGCATCGTCTGGCACTGTAACAATGGCACTCTGGTGAAG CTTCATCGTCACCACCTGGGGCTGAGGTGGCCAGATGGTGAAACCTTTCTTAACACCAGGCCTGTGGTTGTGAATGTGGAGGGGACTGTGAAGGAATACAACATCACAAGGAAGGACTTGTTCATAGCTCTTGGAAAGATTAATGCACATTGCTTTAAGAGGCTTCGGGACATTCAGATTGACTCTTAA
- the LOC124476347 gene encoding LOW QUALITY PROTEIN: alpha-1,3-mannosyl-glycoprotein 4-beta-N-acetylglucosaminyltransferase C-like (The sequence of the model RefSeq protein was modified relative to this genomic sequence to represent the inferred CDS: inserted 2 bases in 1 codon; deleted 1 base in 1 codon) codes for MYQEIVVIVPLADFDLTWNLVQEISRKFALHIIAGRLLVIHAPKQFYPPLEGLKRNYNNPEDRVQFPSKQNTDYAFLLNFCTNLSHFDMLLEDDARCSKNFLTALKKVVTSREGSYWVMLEFFKLGHIGKLSHSKDLPRLVHFLLMFYQEMPCDWLLIHFXQKHVIHFKPSLFQHMGYYSSYREPENKLKDEDFEENSIDMPDNPPASLYTNINAFENDDAH; via the exons ATGTATCAG GAGATTGTGGTGATAGTCCCCCTGGCAGACTTTGACCTTACCTG GAATCTTGTTCAAGAAATCTCCAGGAAGTTTGCTCTTCACATCATAGCAGGAAGGCTTCTGGTGATTCATGCCCCTAAGCAGTTCTACCCA CCCTTGGAGGGGCTGAAAAGGAACTACAACAATCCGGAAGACAGGGTCCAATTCCCCTCCAAACAAAACACGGATTATGCCTTTCTCCTGAATTTCTGCACCAACCTCTCTCATTTTGACATGTTGCTTGAGGACGATGCGCGTTGCTCAAAGAACTTCCTGACAGCCTTGAAGAAAGTGGTCACCTCAAGAGAAGGTTCCTATTGGGTGATGCTGGAGTTCTTCAAGCTTGGCCACATTGGAAAACTCTCCCACTCTAAGGACCTGCCACGCTTGGTCCACTTCCTCCTTATGTTCTACCAGGAGATGCCCTGTGACTGGCTTCTAATTCATTT CCAAAAACACGTCATCCATTTCAAACcatccctgttccaacacatgGGGTACTACTCCTCCTATAGAGAACCAGAGAACAAGTTGAAGGACGAAGATTTTGAGGAAAACTCCATTGACATGCCTGACAATCCTCCAGCCAGCCTTTACACAAACATCAATGCATTTGAGAATGATGATGCCCACTAA